The Vidua macroura isolate BioBank_ID:100142 chromosome 11, ASM2450914v1, whole genome shotgun sequence genome includes a region encoding these proteins:
- the CALB2 gene encoding calretinin yields the protein MAGPQQAPHLHLAELTASQFLDIWRHFDADGNGYIEGKELENFFQELESARKGAGVDSKKDNLGDKMKEFMHKYDKNADGKIEMAELAQILPTEENFLLCFRQHVGSSSEFMEAWRRYDTDRSGYIEANELKGFLSDLLKKANRPYDEPKLQEYTQTILRMFDMNGDGKLGLSEMSRLLPVQENFLLKFQGMKLSSDEFNAIFAFYDKDGNGFIDENELDALLKDLYEKNKKEMNIQQLTNYRKSIMNLSDGGKLYRKELEMVLCNEPPM from the exons ATGGCCGGCCCGCAGCAGGCCCCGCACCTCCACCTGGCCGAACTCACCGCCTCCCAGTTCCTCGACATCTGGCGGCACTTCGACGCGGACG gaaatggctACATTGAAGGCAAAGAGCTGGAAAATTTCTTCCAGGAGCTGGAAAGTGCAAGAAAGGGGGCGGGTGTG GACTCAAAGAAGGACAATTTGGGTGACAAGATGAAGGAGTTTATGCACAAATATGACAAAAATGCGGATGGCAAAATCGAGATGGCagag CTGGCCCAGATCCTGCCCACAGAGGAgaattttctgctgtgttttcgCCAGCATGTGGGCTCCAGTTCAGAGTTCATGGAG GCTTGGCGCAGGTACGACACGGATCGCAGCGGCTACATCGAAGCCAACGAGCTCAAG GGCTTCTTGTCGGACCTGCTGAAGAAGGCAAACCGGCCCTACGATGAGCCCAAGCTGCAGGAGTACACACAGACCATT CTGCGGATGTTTGACATGAACGGTGATGGGAAGCTGGGCCTCTCCGAGATGTCCCG acTTTTGCCTGTGCAAGAAAACTTTCTTCTGAAGTTTCAG GGAATGAAGCTGTCCTCAGATGAGTTCAATGCCATCTTTGCCTTCTATGACAAG GATGGAAATGGCTTCATTGATGAGAATGAGCTGGATGCACTTTTGAAAGACCTGTATGAGAAGAATAAGAAA GAGATGAACATCCAGCAGCTCACCAACTACAGGAAGAGCATCATGAACCTCTCCGACGGGGGCAAACTCTACCGCAAGGAACTGGAGATGGTGCTCTGCAATGAGCCCCCCATGTAG